The DNA window ACTAAAGGGCCTGTCACCGGACTTGACATTTGGGTTGCCATGGCGTTGGTAACTGGAGAGGTCCGTTGCcgtcaccccccccacccccacccccttgcATCTGGCGCGCTCACCCTCCAAAGTGCACTCTCGACCCCCAGGCAGCAGAGCAGCCACCATGCCACTCCAGTCATGTGACAAGCCTGAGGTCCTCTAAGTCagctccccccctccctccccccccacagCAACTCAGGACCACCCACCATGTGACACCACTCCCCCACCCACAAAACAAGCCTCCTCTCCCACACCACCACACTTGCTCACAAACAATATCCAGAACATTCCATTTCCTTGTGACTCGTTTCACTCATGACGCATGCAGGTTAAACTAGAGGtgaacagatggagagacagatagagagaaacaaagaggcaCACGTTTCCATACTCACAAGCACAAACAGGCACAAGGTGTTTCCATGTATCCACGTAGACAAAAGATTCATATGCATACTGactcaaaaaaacacaaatgcagcGTCTAACGCAGACTCGGAGCCGGCGTTGTCAAAACCTCCTTTTGAAAGGTGATACGATAGATTAAGGCTGGAACAAAAATCCTGTGAGAAGGCAAAGCTCTAGAGGTTTGGTGTACCCCTGAGCAGGGGTGAAGAATTATCTCAAGGCATGCACTTATACAAAAGCAGAGGTATACATTACCTGCTAGTGGTGGGCCCAGAAGCAACATGATGCTCTCCATAACACTGAGAAGACCCAGAGCAGCAGGGAAGCGGCTCATTTCCACAGTGTCCATAAGCACAGTGAACAGGAGGGAACCAATCATGCTCATGGAGAGGCCAAATATTACCACGTAAAccagcaggattgagaaactgGCCGCCACGCCGCAGATGCAGTTACTCAAACCGTTGACCAACAAGGCCGCGGCAAACACGTAAATGAAACGCCGGCTTCCCTGGAATCGCGGCAAGCCAAAAACCAGAGCTGCCACTGGCCGCACCGAGATGTTGACCAGTCCTAGGATGGACATGAGCAGGGCGGCCCGGTCTTGGGTCATGCCATGAGCAGTGGCATATGGTACCAGGTATATTAGAGGAACCACAAAACCAAGCATCATCCAGGTCACTCCCAAGGCGAAGACACAGAAACGCACGTGAGTGCGGATGAGGTCAAAGGCCAAATGTCTGCGTAGGAATGCCATCAGACCGGAGAGGGTGGTCCGCAGACGGCCCTtcagcccctccctctcccgTCGAATCGAGAGACTGTTCGTTTTGTCCAGCGGAATCTCGGATTGTTTTGCTCCCGTCCGTCCCTTTGAGCTGGATCCCAAGGGTCTCATCACTgctccacaaacacaacaattcAGGAGAGCTCCACCCAAGATCAGAAAGCTTCCTCGCCAGCCGAAACGACTGAGCAGAAAGTTGGCAAGCAAGGGAAGAGTGCTCAAGCCCAAGGCAGTTCCTGTGGACGACAGGGCATTGGCAAATGCTCGTCGGCGCACAAAGTAGTATCCCATCATCGTGACTGATGGCTGAAAAGCCAAACAGAATCCCAGGCctgagaattaaaaaaaaaaaaacatcattttggtCTACCCAAAGTATTTTAGGAAATTTATGACAGTTTAACAAAGAAATGTATAAACAGACCTGTGATGACTCCGGCAAATATGTACAGGTGCACTAGGGTTTGAGCAA is part of the Chanos chanos chromosome 13, fChaCha1.1, whole genome shotgun sequence genome and encodes:
- the slc16a5b gene encoding monocarboxylate transporter 6 is translated as MTEGVDFHQTQTQRTGESDGLRTIQRQSSRDTSHQAETRVRDSVVRSAETPPEQEESANCDSEQQEDQDGENSLPEGSGYPAGGKEDVHSQNAAPDGGWGWVVLVATILVLALTLPFPSCIGIFYTDLQTEFSASNTETSWVPAIMTAVLHAGGPLCSVLVERFGCRATVILGGILSGLGMVASSVAQTLVHLYIFAGVITGLGFCLAFQPSVTMMGYYFVRRRAFANALSSTGTALGLSTLPLLANFLLSRFGWRGSFLILGGALLNCCVCGAVMRPLGSSSKGRTGAKQSEIPLDKTNSLSIRREREGLKGRLRTTLSGLMAFLRRHLAFDLIRTHVRFCVFALGVTWMMLGFVVPLIYLVPYATAHGMTQDRAALLMSILGLVNISVRPVAALVFGLPRFQGSRRFIYVFAAALLVNGLSNCICGVAASFSILLVYVVIFGLSMSMIGSLLFTVLMDTVEMSRFPAALGLLSVMESIMLLLGPPLAGTLVDTTGQYKYVFYACSASVSSAGVFLMCSFYWLDSRRECENKIASSPGEVRSLKPVIKLAVDCEYTQVPLEAREALDSEAGAVSDV